In a single window of the Bradyrhizobium sp. ORS 285 genome:
- a CDS encoding HlyD family secretion protein has protein sequence MDPQDTQLVGDERPVQQVRTEPAALVPAPVLPVPAAHEPRVVRRRWPLLLLLLIVGAAGGGGYVWWQRLHPPLPPGISVSNGRIEADEIDIATKYAGRVAELRADIGDLVEAGQIVARMDSKELQQSLSKATAQAEQAQHVVDQARANLAQLQTQKTLAEQEMERTRSLLQNGWTTRELADQRQQALDAATAGLAGAQARISEAERGLEAVRHDVALYTVQIADNSLIAPKAGRIQYRLANVGEVLGAGGKVFTMLDIGYVYMDVFLPTEEVGKIKVGSDARIVLDAYPDRPIPAKVSFVATQAQFTPKTVETRSERDKLMFRIRVRVDPDRLAAHADAVRSGLPGVAYVRWNPDVAWPARLQAAP, from the coding sequence ATGGATCCACAGGACACCCAGCTCGTCGGTGACGAACGGCCCGTTCAGCAGGTTCGGACCGAGCCCGCAGCGCTCGTTCCTGCGCCGGTGTTGCCTGTTCCCGCAGCACATGAGCCGCGAGTGGTGCGGCGCCGGTGGCCGCTTCTGCTGCTGCTTCTGATCGTCGGCGCGGCCGGAGGCGGCGGCTATGTGTGGTGGCAGCGTCTGCATCCGCCGCTGCCGCCCGGCATCAGCGTCAGCAACGGTCGCATCGAGGCCGACGAAATCGACATCGCAACCAAATATGCCGGCCGCGTCGCCGAGCTGCGGGCCGATATCGGCGATCTCGTCGAGGCCGGGCAGATCGTTGCGCGGATGGACAGCAAGGAATTGCAGCAGTCGCTGTCGAAGGCCACCGCGCAGGCCGAACAGGCGCAGCATGTGGTCGATCAGGCGCGCGCCAATCTGGCGCAATTGCAGACGCAGAAGACGCTCGCCGAGCAGGAAATGGAGCGCACGCGCAGCCTGCTGCAAAATGGCTGGACGACACGCGAGCTCGCCGACCAGCGCCAGCAGGCGCTCGATGCCGCCACTGCGGGCCTTGCCGGCGCACAGGCGCGAATCTCGGAGGCCGAGCGCGGGCTCGAAGCCGTCCGTCACGATGTCGCGCTCTACACGGTGCAGATTGCCGACAACTCGCTGATCGCACCGAAGGCGGGCCGTATCCAGTACAGGCTTGCCAATGTCGGCGAGGTCCTGGGCGCGGGCGGCAAGGTCTTCACCATGCTCGACATCGGCTATGTCTACATGGACGTGTTCCTGCCGACCGAGGAGGTCGGCAAGATCAAGGTCGGCAGCGACGCCCGCATCGTGCTCGATGCCTATCCTGATCGTCCCATTCCGGCCAAGGTGTCGTTCGTCGCGACCCAGGCGCAGTTCACGCCAAAAACCGTGGAGACGCGTAGCGAGCGTGACAAATTGATGTTCCGCATTCGCGTCCGCGTCGACCCGGACCGCTTGGCCGCCCACGCTGATGCCGTCAGGAGCGGGTTGCCAGGCGTCGCCTATGTCAGGTGGAATCCCGACGTTGCCTGGCCCGCACGTCTGCAAGCTGCGCCATGA
- a CDS encoding di-trans,poly-cis-decaprenylcistransferase, whose amino-acid sequence MQSSLQPKSPAVVDGLHVGIIMDGNGRWATRQGLSRLRGHEAGVEAIRRVVEAAPDQGVGTLTLYAFSSDNWRRPRAEVAALMALLRVYLASEVESLVRNGVRLTVIGRRDRLPGGIADAIGRAEAATRNGRTLHLRIAVDYSARDAILNAAAKAGGLDGLTRERFSDLVTGEAGLRDVDLIIRTSGEQRLSDFLLWEGAYAELHFTQRMWPDFDAADLAQALASFRGRERRFGGLEAVPLAPASVS is encoded by the coding sequence ATGCAGAGTAGTCTGCAACCGAAATCGCCTGCTGTGGTCGATGGACTGCATGTCGGCATCATCATGGACGGCAACGGCCGCTGGGCGACGCGGCAGGGCCTGTCGCGGCTGCGCGGGCACGAGGCCGGCGTCGAGGCGATCCGCCGCGTCGTCGAAGCCGCGCCCGATCAGGGCGTCGGCACGCTGACGCTCTATGCGTTCTCCAGCGACAACTGGCGCCGGCCCCGCGCAGAGGTCGCCGCCCTGATGGCGCTGCTGCGCGTCTATCTCGCCAGCGAGGTGGAGTCGCTGGTGCGCAACGGCGTCCGCCTCACCGTGATCGGCCGCCGCGATCGCCTGCCGGGCGGCATTGCCGATGCCATCGGCCGCGCCGAAGCGGCAACGCGCAACGGCCGCACCCTGCATCTGCGCATCGCCGTCGACTATTCGGCGCGGGATGCGATTCTCAATGCGGCTGCGAAGGCTGGCGGCCTCGACGGACTGACGCGCGAGCGGTTCTCCGACCTCGTGACCGGCGAGGCCGGCCTGCGCGACGTCGACCTGATCATCCGCACCTCCGGCGAGCAGCGCCTGTCGGACTTCCTGCTGTGGGAAGGCGCCTATGCCGAGCTGCACTTCACCCAGCGCATGTGGCCCGATTTCGATGCCGCCGATCTCGCCCAGGCACTGGCGTCCTTCCGCGGTCGCGAGCGTCGCTTCGGTGGCCTCGAGGCGGTGCCGCTCGCGCCGGCTTCCGTGTCCTGA
- a CDS encoding LuxR family transcriptional regulator — translation MSERYTQALDAIYQGLADVDGIPSALESIRNLIGAEGATFEVIDTSVRRPVLFHSSGVASAEGDDYLAHFAPRNPRLPVALRQQRGELSWDYQVMDESAMTRDPFYADFLPRAGLRYFLSVVLDRSPQRLVAFTLQRSSQRGHVGRSEIALMQRLTPHLQRAYGMRGSMAAAHGDGVGTKVLDLLKDGVALLDPKGEVVHVNPSLQAIAIETGLFRIDARGIHFGASDLRSRYARAFGAVMGRDGLTLADEAIDFLAPRPGGLPPCTISLRALRQRWPGCDAPGAVVMVLVHDPLQESAATHLLQDLHGLTRAEAQLACALSTGMTAVEYAAHRGVKVTTVYTHLKRTREKTGWRSVAELTRRVHEISIRLRES, via the coding sequence GTGAGCGAACGCTATACTCAGGCGCTGGACGCCATCTATCAGGGCCTTGCGGACGTGGACGGCATCCCCAGCGCATTGGAGTCGATCCGCAATCTGATAGGAGCCGAAGGCGCGACCTTCGAAGTCATCGACACGTCCGTCCGACGGCCGGTGCTGTTTCACAGCAGCGGCGTCGCGTCGGCCGAGGGCGATGACTATCTCGCGCACTTCGCGCCTCGCAATCCGCGCCTGCCGGTGGCCTTGCGCCAGCAACGCGGTGAGCTGTCATGGGACTATCAGGTCATGGATGAGAGCGCGATGACGCGTGATCCATTCTACGCGGACTTTCTGCCGCGCGCTGGTCTCCGCTATTTTCTCTCGGTGGTGCTCGACCGATCGCCGCAGCGGCTCGTCGCCTTCACCCTGCAGCGGTCATCGCAACGCGGGCATGTCGGCAGGTCCGAGATCGCGCTGATGCAACGTCTGACGCCGCATTTGCAGCGCGCCTATGGGATGAGAGGCAGCATGGCCGCAGCTCACGGCGACGGTGTTGGTACCAAGGTCCTCGACCTCCTGAAGGACGGCGTCGCATTGCTCGATCCCAAGGGAGAGGTCGTCCACGTCAATCCGAGCCTGCAGGCCATCGCCATAGAGACCGGACTGTTCCGGATCGATGCGCGCGGCATTCACTTCGGCGCGTCCGATCTGCGCAGCCGCTATGCGCGAGCGTTCGGCGCGGTGATGGGCCGTGACGGTCTCACCCTCGCCGACGAAGCCATCGACTTTCTGGCGCCGCGTCCCGGCGGGCTGCCGCCGTGCACGATTTCACTGCGAGCCCTGCGTCAACGCTGGCCGGGATGCGATGCTCCCGGAGCTGTCGTAATGGTGCTCGTGCACGATCCATTGCAGGAAAGCGCAGCGACACATCTGCTGCAGGATCTTCATGGCCTGACCCGGGCCGAAGCTCAGCTCGCCTGCGCCCTCAGCACGGGCATGACGGCGGTCGAATACGCCGCACATCGCGGCGTCAAGGTCACCACGGTCTATACGCATCTGAAGCGGACGCGAGAGAAGACGGGATGGCGCAGCGTCGCCGAGCTGACGCGGCGCGTGCACGAAATCTCGATCAGGCTGAGGGAAAGTTGA
- a CDS encoding GFA family protein, producing the protein MKLSGRCFCGLVEIEVSGAPEAMGYCHCRSCRSWSGGPVNAFSLWKPEAVKITSGADHVATFQKTPLSQRQYCAKCGGHLMTAHPPLGLIDVFAATIPDLAFQPVVHVNYAETVLPMRDGLPKLKDFPREFGGSGETIAE; encoded by the coding sequence ATGAAACTCTCTGGACGATGCTTTTGCGGCTTGGTGGAAATTGAGGTGTCGGGTGCACCGGAGGCAATGGGCTATTGTCATTGCCGATCCTGTCGGTCTTGGTCCGGTGGACCCGTCAATGCTTTCAGCCTGTGGAAGCCCGAGGCGGTGAAGATCACGTCCGGAGCCGACCATGTGGCGACCTTCCAGAAGACGCCGCTCAGCCAGCGGCAATATTGCGCCAAGTGCGGCGGTCATCTGATGACCGCTCACCCGCCGCTCGGACTGATCGACGTGTTCGCGGCCACCATCCCCGACCTCGCATTCCAGCCGGTCGTCCACGTGAACTACGCGGAGACGGTGCTGCCGATGCGCGACGGCCTGCCGAAGCTGAAGGATTTTCCGCGCGAGTTCGGCGGCTCGGGCGAGACCATCGCCGAATAA
- a CDS encoding AraC family transcriptional regulator, with protein MSDLNSRIVEFSTDHIPERERAAYWREHYGRIMLRVDFEPAPDISFKARNRALALPGLQLLDAWATPARISRSGCYLGDGAENVLLALNREGTAFVEGAGQTREVRRGEAVLLSGADPCAFHRTSDGRSFTLLMPRVMIEAADISIDDAVMRPIPVDQGAVQLLDHYASWLMSSGGALDAQLLNLSVRHIQDLLALAIGPAAGLAETMRARGLRAARLKLAKSFLIANSRRRDISVAVVAARLNVTPRYVQRLFETDGTTFSAFLSGVRLADAHRMLCDPAHAQLAIASIAYDVGFGDLSHFNRSFRRHYGMTPREVRGDGGRERPGACLVDGEVR; from the coding sequence ATGTCGGACCTCAACTCTCGCATCGTCGAATTCTCGACCGATCACATTCCGGAGCGGGAGCGCGCGGCCTACTGGCGCGAGCATTACGGACGGATCATGCTGCGCGTCGACTTCGAGCCCGCTCCCGATATCTCGTTCAAGGCGCGCAATCGCGCGCTGGCTTTGCCCGGCTTGCAGCTGCTCGATGCCTGGGCCACGCCGGCGCGCATCTCGCGATCGGGCTGCTATCTCGGCGATGGCGCGGAGAATGTGCTCCTTGCGCTCAATCGCGAAGGCACGGCCTTCGTCGAAGGGGCAGGGCAGACGCGTGAGGTGCGACGTGGCGAGGCCGTCCTGCTCAGCGGTGCCGATCCCTGCGCCTTTCACCGCACGAGCGACGGCCGTTCCTTCACGCTGCTGATGCCCCGCGTGATGATCGAAGCCGCCGACATCAGCATCGACGATGCTGTCATGCGGCCGATCCCCGTCGACCAGGGCGCGGTGCAATTGCTCGATCACTATGCGAGCTGGCTGATGAGCAGCGGGGGCGCGCTTGATGCGCAGTTGCTCAATCTGTCGGTACGTCACATTCAGGACCTGCTGGCGCTGGCGATCGGACCGGCAGCCGGTCTGGCGGAGACGATGCGCGCGCGCGGATTGCGGGCGGCGCGGTTGAAGCTCGCCAAGTCCTTCCTCATCGCCAACAGCCGGCGCCGCGACATCTCGGTGGCGGTGGTCGCGGCCAGGCTGAACGTGACGCCGCGCTACGTGCAGCGCCTGTTCGAGACCGACGGCACGACCTTTTCTGCGTTCCTCTCCGGCGTGAGACTGGCGGATGCGCATCGCATGCTGTGCGACCCGGCTCACGCGCAGCTGGCGATCGCCAGCATCGCCTATGATGTCGGCTTCGGCGATCTGTCGCATTTCAATCGCTCGTTCCGCCGGCACTACGGGATGACTCCGCGGGAGGTGCGAGGCGATGGCGGCCGCGAGCGGCCCGGCGCGTGTCTGGTCGATGGAGAGGTGCGATGA
- a CDS encoding tetratricopeptide repeat protein translates to MKHKPHRPAGKSPVKPGSLGRSDTPDALCAAALRLLRAGQLAQAEDACRRALTLNAASIDALQAMGQVCLALKRADDAIEWFARAIRQDITLASSFVGLAHALRLVGRLDEAIKAYDRALQVQSDSAESWDALGELLQLTGRHAEAALACDRLLQLAPDHVPAWLRLGEVLEAQGRRDEAALAFDQVVKFRPDQLEAANKAGAVHFDAGRYDEAIARFDHSLKQQPDQAGVLCLKGISLRRLRRYNEAQVSGQRAHALAPHDPDIANSYGCILQNLGRHDEAVAVFDKAIAIRPQTAEFYNHRGTSLAELHRFDEAFASFDRAVALKPDLADAHWNAALFRLLTGDFARGWAAREWGRKCRAVGFVERSFEAPMWLADAPLAGKTILLHSDEGLGDTIQFARYAAMVAAEGARVVLEVDAPLQPLLAGLEGVAECLARGVHPIPAIDYHCPLSSLPLAFATRLDTIPASPCYLPRPAAERREVWEQRLGPHKSLRVGLVWSGNPVHLNDHNRSMPLATLLPLLDIGAQFVSLQKDARPADKAVLAERNEILDLTADIRDFVDTAALIDNLDLVLTVDTSVAHLAGALGKPTWIMLPYTPDYRWLLDRDDSPWYPSVRLFRQDERRDYGDVVARVREALARQIEGFAAR, encoded by the coding sequence ATGAAGCACAAGCCGCACCGGCCCGCCGGCAAGTCTCCGGTGAAACCCGGATCGTTGGGACGCAGCGATACGCCGGATGCGTTGTGCGCGGCGGCGTTGCGGCTGCTGCGCGCCGGCCAGCTGGCACAGGCCGAGGACGCCTGCCGCCGCGCATTGACGCTGAATGCCGCCTCGATCGATGCGCTGCAGGCGATGGGCCAGGTCTGCCTCGCGCTCAAGCGCGCCGACGATGCGATCGAATGGTTCGCGCGTGCGATCAGGCAGGATATCACGCTCGCATCGTCCTTCGTGGGACTCGCCCATGCGCTGCGGCTCGTCGGCCGGCTCGACGAGGCCATCAAGGCGTATGATCGCGCGCTCCAGGTGCAGTCGGACTCGGCCGAAAGCTGGGATGCTCTCGGTGAGCTGCTGCAGCTCACGGGCCGTCATGCCGAGGCGGCGCTCGCCTGCGATCGCTTGCTGCAGCTCGCACCCGATCACGTCCCGGCATGGCTTCGGCTCGGCGAGGTGCTGGAAGCCCAGGGCCGTCGTGACGAAGCCGCGCTCGCCTTCGATCAGGTGGTGAAGTTCAGGCCTGACCAGCTCGAGGCTGCCAACAAGGCCGGCGCGGTGCATTTCGACGCGGGCCGATACGACGAGGCGATCGCGCGCTTCGACCACTCCCTGAAGCAGCAGCCGGACCAGGCCGGCGTGCTCTGTCTCAAGGGCATCTCGCTGCGGCGTCTGCGCCGCTACAACGAGGCGCAGGTGTCCGGTCAGCGCGCGCACGCGCTGGCACCGCATGATCCCGACATCGCCAACAGCTATGGCTGCATCCTGCAGAATCTCGGCCGCCATGACGAGGCGGTTGCCGTGTTCGACAAGGCGATCGCGATCCGGCCGCAGACGGCCGAGTTCTACAATCATCGCGGCACGTCGCTGGCCGAGCTGCATCGCTTCGACGAGGCGTTCGCCAGCTTCGACCGCGCCGTCGCGCTGAAGCCGGACCTTGCTGATGCGCATTGGAATGCCGCGCTGTTCCGGCTGCTCACCGGTGACTTCGCGCGTGGCTGGGCGGCGCGCGAGTGGGGCCGCAAATGTCGCGCGGTCGGCTTCGTCGAGCGCAGCTTCGAGGCGCCGATGTGGCTTGCCGACGCGCCGCTCGCGGGCAAGACCATCCTGCTGCACAGTGACGAAGGCTTGGGCGACACGATCCAGTTCGCGCGCTACGCCGCGATGGTCGCGGCCGAGGGCGCGCGCGTCGTGCTCGAAGTCGATGCTCCGCTGCAGCCGCTGCTGGCTGGCCTGGAGGGCGTGGCGGAGTGCTTGGCTCGCGGCGTCCATCCGATCCCGGCGATCGACTATCACTGCCCGCTGTCGAGCCTGCCGCTCGCCTTTGCGACCCGCCTCGACACCATCCCGGCCTCGCCGTGCTATCTGCCGCGCCCGGCGGCGGAGCGCCGCGAGGTTTGGGAGCAGCGGCTTGGACCGCATAAGTCCTTGCGCGTTGGCCTCGTCTGGTCCGGCAACCCCGTGCATCTGAACGACCACAACCGCTCGATGCCGCTGGCGACGCTGCTTCCGCTGCTCGACATCGGGGCGCAATTCGTCAGCCTGCAGAAGGACGCGCGGCCCGCGGACAAAGCTGTGTTGGCCGAGCGCAACGAGATCCTCGACCTCACCGCCGACATCCGTGACTTCGTCGACACGGCGGCGCTGATCGACAATCTCGATCTCGTCCTCACCGTCGATACCAGCGTCGCGCATCTTGCCGGCGCACTCGGCAAGCCGACCTGGATCATGCTGCCCTATACGCCGGATTATCGCTGGCTGCTCGATCGCGATGACAGCCCGTGGTATCCGAGCGTACGGCTGTTCCGCCAGGATGAGCGCCGCGATTACGGCGATGTCGTCGCGCGCGTCCGTGAGGCGCTGGCGCGGCAGATCGAGGGCTTTGCTGCAAGGTAA